One stretch of Thermanaerosceptrum fracticalcis DNA includes these proteins:
- the phnL gene encoding phosphonate C-P lyase system protein PhnL, translating to MKKILQVEGLSKSFLLHHAGKHINGCQKISFGLQEGEFLGLTGKSGAGKSTVLKCIYRTYLPQEGHIWFYSREFGLIDLARAGEREVVRLRQKEIGYVSQFLNVLPRTTAREIVELAVLDMGYEKYRAKQEAERILEHFELDRKLWDLYPYTFSGGEKLRLNLARAMVKKPPLLLLDEPTASLDNASKKLVRDLLLKLKKEGISMLGIFHDLEFMEGVCDRTMNIQGGTIMPERVGGSCHEGRLARPYQHLRQ from the coding sequence ATGAAAAAAATATTGCAGGTGGAGGGATTGTCCAAGTCCTTTCTATTACATCACGCAGGCAAACATATTAATGGTTGTCAAAAAATCAGCTTTGGGCTTCAGGAAGGGGAATTCCTTGGTCTTACCGGCAAAAGCGGTGCAGGGAAATCGACTGTTTTAAAGTGCATATATCGAACATATTTGCCCCAAGAAGGGCATATCTGGTTTTATTCCCGGGAGTTTGGCCTTATTGACTTGGCTAGGGCTGGGGAAAGGGAAGTGGTGCGCTTGCGGCAAAAAGAAATAGGATATGTGTCTCAGTTTTTGAATGTTTTACCTCGTACCACGGCTCGAGAAATTGTGGAACTGGCAGTACTGGATATGGGTTACGAAAAATATAGGGCCAAGCAAGAAGCAGAAAGAATATTGGAGCACTTTGAACTGGACAGGAAACTTTGGGACCTTTATCCTTATACCTTTTCCGGCGGGGAGAAACTCAGGCTTAATCTGGCCAGGGCTATGGTCAAAAAACCGCCCCTCTTGCTTTTGGACGAGCCTACGGCCTCCCTGGACAATGCCTCAAAGAAACTGGTCAGGGATTTGCTGCTGAAGTTAAAAAAGGAAGGCATTTCCATGTTGGGGATCTTCCATGACTTGGAGTTTATGGAAGGAGTCTGCGATAGGACTATGAATATCCAAGGGGGAACAATCATGCCGGAAAGGGTTGGAGGATCATGCCATGAAGGTAGACTTGCACGTCCATACCAGCATCTCAGACAGTAA
- a CDS encoding PHP domain-containing protein produces the protein MKVDLHVHTSISDSNLSIEETIKLSRKNGVRFLGITDHDTVEGLEEAVATGRNYGIQVIPGIEISAFDYQRGRKVHILGYNFDLKASHIKKLCQPLLARRQENSLWQIKSLRDHGFDISLQEVQEKARVSTCIYKQHIMAVLMDKGYTDRIYSHLYYTLFRNKGICARDIDYVDVFAAVEAVKKDGGQAILAHPGQLDSYEIMEELWEVGLDGVELYHEDHGPKDYQIIMKYAQKRSLLLTGGSDYHGRYGGKTALGGMPLPLEWVKPLLVG, from the coding sequence ATGAAGGTAGACTTGCACGTCCATACCAGCATCTCAGACAGTAATTTATCTATAGAAGAAACGATCAAACTTTCCCGAAAAAATGGGGTCCGCTTCCTGGGGATAACCGATCATGACACGGTAGAGGGCTTGGAAGAAGCCGTGGCTACAGGAAGGAACTATGGTATCCAGGTGATTCCCGGTATAGAAATTTCTGCCTTTGATTATCAAAGGGGAAGAAAAGTTCATATTTTGGGGTACAACTTTGACTTAAAGGCTTCCCATATCAAAAAGCTATGTCAGCCCCTTTTAGCCAGGAGACAGGAAAACAGCCTATGGCAGATTAAATCCCTGAGGGACCATGGCTTTGACATTTCCCTCCAGGAAGTCCAGGAAAAAGCCCGGGTCAGCACCTGCATTTATAAACAACATATTATGGCTGTCCTCATGGACAAAGGTTATACGGACAGGATTTACTCTCACTTGTATTATACTCTTTTTCGCAATAAAGGGATTTGTGCCCGGGACATCGACTATGTTGATGTTTTTGCTGCCGTTGAGGCTGTCAAAAAGGATGGGGGTCAGGCGATTCTGGCCCACCCCGGACAGCTGGATTCCTATGAAATCATGGAGGAGTTATGGGAAGTAGGTTTAGACGGGGTGGAACTGTATCATGAGGACCATGGTCCCAAGGATTATCAAATAATTATGAAATATGCCCAAAAAAGATCCTTGCTTCTGACGGGAGGCAGTGACTACCACGGCCGTTACGGAGGAAAAACGGCCTTGGGCGGTATGCCCTTGCCTTTGGAATGGGTGAAGCCCTTGCTGGTAGGTTGA